The following proteins are co-located in the Fusobacteria bacterium ZRK30 genome:
- a CDS encoding radical SAM protein encodes MYKYIFGPVPSRRLGVSLGVDLVMPKTCNLDCIYCECGSTTKFYNMRDSYIDIDRLIGELEDVLQNLTPDYITFSGSGEPTLNKDLGTIIKKVRKIYNGKIAVITNSSLLNNLDVRESLEEADLIIPSLDAISEDVFKRMNRPIEGLSAENILDGMTKFLSTTKKEVYLEIFIVEGINDSIEELEKFVEYLKDKEITAIQLNTLARPGAVREVKPATIKRLSEIKDYFISSGLKSVEIIKKYTSREELPKYSEKLEKLILNMLTKRKYSIDEMVELLQRNEVELFKYLNILQKEGKVKIVIENDQIYIKS; translated from the coding sequence TTGTATAAATATATATTTGGACCAGTGCCTTCTAGAAGATTAGGAGTTTCTCTAGGTGTGGACTTGGTTATGCCTAAAACATGTAATTTGGATTGCATCTATTGTGAGTGTGGATCTACAACTAAATTTTATAATATGAGAGATAGTTATATAGATATAGATAGATTAATAGGGGAACTTGAAGATGTATTGCAGAATCTGACTCCTGACTATATAACTTTTTCAGGTAGTGGAGAACCAACACTAAATAAAGATTTAGGTACGATAATCAAAAAAGTAAGAAAGATATACAATGGGAAGATAGCAGTTATAACTAATTCCAGCCTTCTGAATAATTTAGATGTAAGGGAATCACTGGAAGAAGCGGACCTTATCATCCCATCTTTAGATGCAATATCAGAAGACGTATTTAAAAGGATGAACAGACCTATCGAAGGTTTGTCTGCTGAAAACATCTTGGATGGGATGACTAAATTTCTATCTACAACTAAAAAAGAGGTATACCTGGAGATCTTTATTGTAGAGGGAATAAATGACAGTATAGAAGAGTTGGAAAAATTTGTAGAGTATCTCAAAGATAAAGAAATAACTGCAATTCAGCTGAATACTTTGGCTAGACCTGGAGCTGTAAGGGAGGTAAAGCCAGCCACTATAAAAAGGTTGTCTGAAATTAAGGATTATTTTATAAGCTCTGGTTTGAAATCGGTGGAAATTATAAAAAAATATACCTCCAGGGAAGAGCTCCCTAAGTACAGTGAAAAACTAGAAAAACTTATCTTAAATATGCTTACTAAGAGAAAATACAGTATAGATGAGATGGTTGAATTACTCCAAAGAAATGAAGTGGAGTTATTTAAATATTTAAATATTTTGCAAAAAGAAGGTAAGGTAAAAATAGTTATTGAAAATGATCAAATCTATATAAAATCTTAA
- a CDS encoding L-threonylcarbamoyladenylate synthase, with amino-acid sequence MKKLFGNNDLNYEEISNMVADGDLIIYPTDTVYGLGASIETIESLDRIYEVKERDKKSPLIALLSDKKYVEKVAVINELNRKKIEKLMENFWPGGLTIILDKKRIIPSNMVSNGSSVGVRIPNHKISIKIIESCGGILATTSANISGEPSPRSYEELSEEIKSRVEIVVDDNETPKGVESTIIDMRDTPKILREGHITQIDIEKIIGKMK; translated from the coding sequence ATGAAAAAATTATTTGGAAATAACGATTTGAATTATGAAGAAATCTCAAATATGGTAGCTGATGGAGACCTGATAATTTACCCAACCGATACAGTGTATGGATTGGGGGCAAGTATTGAGACAATAGAATCATTGGATAGAATCTATGAAGTAAAGGAAAGGGATAAAAAATCTCCCTTGATAGCTCTTTTAAGCGATAAAAAGTATGTGGAAAAAGTTGCTGTAATAAATGAACTCAATAGAAAGAAAATAGAAAAATTAATGGAAAATTTTTGGCCCGGTGGTCTAACAATAATTTTGGATAAGAAGAGGATAATTCCTTCTAACATGGTATCTAATGGTAGCAGTGTAGGAGTAAGAATCCCAAATCATAAAATATCTATAAAAATTATAGAAAGCTGTGGGGGAATACTAGCAACTACAAGTGCCAATATATCAGGGGAACCTAGCCCTAGATCATATGAAGAACTCAGCGAAGAGATAAAATCCAGAGTAGAGATAGTGGTAGATGATAATGAAACACCTAAAGGGGTAGAGTCAACTATAATCGATATGAGAGATACTCCTAAGATATTACGAGAGGGTCACATCACACAAATAGATATAGAAAAAATAATCGGGAAGATGAAATAA
- a CDS encoding peptide MFS transporter, which translates to MSNEKMKQPGGMYLLGTMMAGCNFGYYGMRLTTLLFLVAAVGRGGVGFTDVNASSLLGTFMALAYITPMLGGWAADKILGTRKSIMLGLGMCAVGYFIGFASQSVISVYAMIYLVALGAGFYKGNLLTLLGSIYEKGDPRKDAAFSINYTFINIGVFFGTLICGFIANKWGATLDSDGKILVYGYKYVFLATSMAVTFSLIIFIMLKDRLLGTAGILPSHKEAAVGSQSENDEKIPLTKGERNRVVAICALAIFATFFWVAYYQTATSIVLYAKNSVQLIYNGFEIPLAWMDTYNGFLCIILGPIMAVVWGLKAKTKNGDFNIATKMTLGFLFLAAAFGVMALSITQTIGGGKASIIWLVLFSTLLTVGEMCFSPIAYSMVDKLAPKKIAGAMMGVWFASTFLASKASGYVQFFVDKLGPLQVFLGFTVALVAVGLILFSINKPIERMEKGEEAEAEIQVS; encoded by the coding sequence ATGTCCAATGAAAAAATGAAACAACCAGGAGGAATGTATCTACTGGGAACTATGATGGCTGGATGTAATTTTGGCTATTATGGGATGAGGTTAACTACATTACTATTTTTAGTAGCGGCAGTAGGCAGAGGTGGTGTAGGGTTCACAGATGTCAATGCGTCTTCTTTATTGGGAACCTTTATGGCTTTAGCATATATAACACCCATGTTAGGGGGATGGGCTGCAGATAAAATTTTAGGAACTAGAAAAAGTATTATGCTTGGATTAGGAATGTGTGCAGTAGGTTACTTTATAGGATTTGCATCCCAATCGGTGATCTCAGTTTATGCTATGATATACCTGGTGGCTTTAGGAGCAGGATTTTACAAGGGAAACTTGTTGACATTACTTGGTAGTATCTATGAAAAAGGTGATCCTAGAAAGGATGCAGCTTTTTCAATTAACTATACATTTATAAATATAGGAGTATTCTTCGGAACATTAATCTGTGGGTTTATTGCTAATAAATGGGGAGCAACATTGGATAGTGATGGAAAAATTTTGGTATATGGTTATAAATATGTCTTCTTAGCAACTTCAATGGCAGTGACATTTTCTTTAATTATTTTTATAATGTTAAAAGACCGGTTACTGGGAACAGCAGGGATATTACCTTCTCATAAGGAAGCCGCTGTGGGGTCTCAGAGTGAAAATGATGAAAAAATACCGTTGACTAAGGGAGAAAGAAACAGGGTAGTAGCTATATGCGCATTGGCTATCTTTGCTACGTTTTTTTGGGTGGCTTACTATCAAACAGCTACATCCATTGTTTTATATGCAAAAAACAGTGTCCAGTTAATATATAATGGGTTTGAAATACCCCTGGCATGGATGGATACTTATAATGGATTTCTCTGTATAATACTAGGTCCTATAATGGCTGTTGTTTGGGGATTAAAAGCTAAAACCAAGAATGGAGACTTCAACATAGCTACTAAGATGACTCTTGGCTTTTTATTTTTAGCAGCAGCATTTGGAGTTATGGCCCTGTCTATCACCCAGACTATAGGTGGAGGAAAGGCAAGTATTATATGGTTAGTGTTGTTCTCTACATTGTTAACAGTAGGAGAGATGTGTTTCTCGCCAATAGCTTATTCAATGGTAGATAAATTAGCTCCTAAAAAGATTGCAGGAGCTATGATGGGAGTTTGGTTTGCAAGTACATTCTTAGCCTCAAAAGCTTCTGGATATGTGCAGTTTTTTGTAGATAAACTTGGACCATTACAGGTATTTTTAGGGTTCACTGTAGCATTAGTTGCAGTAGGTCTGATATTATTTTCAATAAATAAACCTATTGAGAGGATGGAAAAAGGAGAAGAGGCAGAAGCAGAGATACAAGTTTCTTAG
- the tuf gene encoding elongation factor Tu yields MAKEQFDRSKPHVNIGTIGHVDHGKTTTTAAISKVLADAGLAERVDFANIDQAPEERERGITINTAHIEYQTAARHYAHVDCPGHADYVKNMITGAAQMDGAILVVSAADGPMPQTREHILLSKQVGVPYIIVYLNKADMVDDEELLELVEMEVRELLTEYGFDGDDAPVVTGSALGALNGEQQWVDKIMELMDAVDSYIPTPERAIDQPFLMPVEDVFTITGRGTVVTGRVERGVVKVGEEIEIVGIKDTVKSTCTGVEMFRKLLDQGQAGDNIGALLRGIKKEDVERGQVLCHPGTINPHTNFTGEVYVLTKEEGGRHTPFFTGYRPQFYFRTTDITGAVHLPEGVEMVMPGDNIEMTVELIHPIAMEEGLRFAIREGGRTVASGVVGQITK; encoded by the coding sequence ATGGCAAAAGAGCAATTTGACAGAAGTAAACCACATGTAAATATTGGAACAATAGGTCACGTAGACCATGGAAAGACAACAACAACAGCAGCAATCTCAAAAGTATTAGCAGACGCTGGATTAGCAGAAAGAGTAGATTTCGCTAACATCGACCAAGCACCAGAAGAAAGAGAAAGAGGAATCACTATCAACACGGCTCATATCGAGTACCAAACAGCAGCAAGACATTACGCTCACGTTGACTGTCCTGGCCATGCTGACTACGTAAAGAACATGATCACTGGAGCAGCACAAATGGATGGAGCTATCTTAGTAGTTTCAGCAGCTGACGGTCCAATGCCTCAAACAAGAGAGCATATCTTACTTTCTAAGCAAGTAGGAGTACCTTACATCATCGTATACTTAAACAAAGCTGACATGGTAGACGACGAAGAATTATTAGAATTAGTAGAAATGGAAGTAAGAGAATTATTAACTGAGTACGGATTCGACGGAGATGACGCACCAGTAGTAACAGGTTCTGCATTAGGAGCATTAAATGGAGAGCAACAATGGGTAGACAAGATCATGGAATTAATGGATGCAGTAGATTCATACATCCCAACTCCAGAAAGAGCAATTGACCAACCTTTCTTAATGCCAGTAGAGGACGTTTTCACTATCACAGGTAGAGGAACAGTAGTAACTGGAAGAGTAGAAAGAGGAGTAGTAAAAGTAGGAGAAGAGATTGAAATAGTAGGAATCAAAGATACTGTAAAATCTACTTGTACAGGTGTAGAGATGTTCAGAAAGTTATTAGACCAAGGACAAGCTGGAGATAACATCGGAGCATTATTAAGAGGAATCAAGAAAGAAGACGTAGAAAGAGGACAAGTTTTATGTCATCCTGGAACAATCAATCCACATACAAACTTCACAGGAGAAGTATATGTATTAACTAAAGAGGAAGGTGGAAGACATACTCCATTCTTCACAGGATACAGACCACAATTCTACTTCAGAACAACTGATATCACAGGAGCAGTACATTTACCAGAAGGTGTAGAAATGGTAATGCCTGGAGACAACATTGAAATGACAGTAGAATTAATCCATCCAATCGCAATGGAAGAAGGATTAAGATTCGCAATAAGAGAAGGTGGAAGAACAGTAGCATCAGGTGTAGTAGGACAAATCACTAAGTAA
- a CDS encoding energy-coupling factor transporter transmembrane protein EcfT: MTTTGTLYIDKKSPIHSLDGSIKLLMLLVWTAVAFMFTDIRVFLALITGGALLIRMANITFREVKPLVIFLLIFTLFNSLFLILITPAYGSELIDQYTPIFNILGRPLTYETLWFAITLSLKYLSILPITIIFIFTTHPSRFASSLNKIGVSYKIAYAVNIALRYIPDVRDEFVNIMHAQEARGVAFRKGEDSLINRFKNYNTILIPLVLSSLNRVEVVSNAMNLRGFGSEKTRSWYNGKKYGKFDFLAIALLLIGAVAGILINKFYLSGFWYPF; encoded by the coding sequence GTGACTACAACCGGAACTTTATATATCGATAAAAAATCTCCAATTCATTCTTTGGACGGAAGTATAAAACTCCTAATGTTACTCGTTTGGACAGCTGTAGCCTTTATGTTTACAGATATCAGAGTATTCTTAGCCCTTATCACAGGAGGAGCTCTCCTTATCAGAATGGCAAACATTACATTTAGAGAAGTTAAACCACTGGTTATATTTTTACTGATATTTACCCTCTTTAACTCTTTATTTTTGATCTTAATTACTCCTGCCTATGGCTCGGAACTTATAGATCAATATACACCTATATTTAATATTTTAGGAAGACCACTTACCTATGAAACACTGTGGTTTGCAATAACGCTATCTTTAAAATATCTATCTATACTGCCTATAACCATCATATTTATCTTTACTACCCATCCTAGCAGGTTTGCAAGTAGTTTAAATAAGATCGGTGTTTCATATAAGATTGCCTATGCGGTCAATATAGCCCTTAGGTATATCCCAGATGTCAGAGATGAGTTTGTAAATATTATGCACGCTCAAGAAGCTCGTGGAGTAGCCTTTAGAAAGGGAGAAGACAGCCTTATAAATAGATTTAAAAACTATAACACCATCCTTATCCCCTTGGTTTTATCTTCGTTAAACAGGGTAGAAGTAGTTTCAAATGCTATGAACCTACGTGGATTCGGGTCTGAAAAAACCAGATCTTGGTACAATGGAAAAAAATATGGTAAATTTGATTTCTTAGCCATTGCACTTCTTCTAATAGGAGCAGTTGCAGGAATTTTAATAAATAAATTTTATCTCAGTGGATTTTGGTATCCATTTTAA
- a CDS encoding ribose-phosphate diphosphokinase produces the protein MKNVKDVKIFTGTSNVSLANKIVEHLGVPLGKSEVLRFADGEVLTKINEPVRGCHVFVIQPTTEPVNESLMELLIFIDALKRASAAKITVVMPYYGYARQDRKASPREPITSKLVANLLTTAGATRVMTMDLHANQIQGFFDIPVDHFKALPLLARNFIEHGLKGDDVVVVSPDIGGVKRARELAKWLDCKIAIIDKRRPKPNMSEIMNIIGDVEGKTAIFIDDMIDTAGTITNGAQAIMDMGAVASYACCTHAVFSGPAIERLEASPLKKIIITDSIELPEEKIISKVKILSIDKLFAEGIKRVIEHKSISELFEIK, from the coding sequence ATTAAAAATGTCAAAGATGTAAAGATTTTTACTGGAACATCAAATGTTAGCTTAGCAAATAAAATTGTAGAACATTTAGGAGTACCTTTAGGTAAGTCAGAAGTACTTAGATTTGCAGATGGAGAAGTTCTTACTAAGATCAATGAACCAGTTAGAGGTTGTCATGTATTCGTAATTCAACCAACAACAGAGCCTGTAAATGAATCTTTAATGGAATTATTGATATTTATCGATGCATTAAAGAGAGCTTCAGCGGCTAAAATAACTGTAGTTATGCCGTACTACGGATATGCAAGACAAGACAGAAAAGCCAGCCCAAGGGAACCAATTACATCTAAATTAGTAGCAAATTTACTTACAACAGCAGGAGCAACAAGAGTAATGACTATGGATTTACATGCAAACCAAATCCAAGGTTTCTTTGACATCCCAGTAGATCATTTTAAGGCATTACCTCTTTTAGCGAGAAACTTTATAGAGCACGGATTAAAAGGAGATGACGTAGTAGTAGTATCTCCAGATATCGGTGGTGTAAAAAGAGCCAGAGAATTAGCTAAATGGTTAGATTGTAAAATAGCTATAATCGACAAAAGAAGACCAAAACCTAATATGTCAGAAATCATGAATATAATAGGAGATGTTGAAGGAAAAACAGCTATCTTCATAGACGATATGATCGATACAGCAGGAACTATTACCAATGGAGCACAGGCTATCATGGATATGGGTGCAGTAGCATCTTATGCTTGTTGTACACATGCAGTATTTTCTGGACCAGCAATAGAAAGGTTAGAAGCTTCACCGCTTAAGAAAATAATCATAACGGATTCTATTGAACTACCTGAAGAAAAGATAATATCTAAGGTAAAGATTTTATCTATAGATAAATTATTTGCAGAAGGAATAAAAAGAGTAATAGAACATAAATCGATAAGTGAGTTATTTGAAATAAAATAA
- the glmU gene encoding bifunctional UDP-N-acetylglucosamine diphosphorylase/glucosamine-1-phosphate N-acetyltransferase GlmU has protein sequence MKLVSLILAAGKGTRMNSNLPKVVHKVNGIPMVKKIMNVLDELKVEKNILILGHKKDVVLKNAGEENTYVVQEEQLGTGHAVMMAKDILKDYDGDVMVVCGDTPLLRSETLKKLYDKHIATKAATTILTSVYEDPFGYGRIVKKDGLVKAIVEQKEADFEIQAIKEVNAGVYVFNSKKLFEALSKMDNNNAQGEYYLTDVIKIQVEKKEVVESFILEDNEEILGVNSKVQLAQAEKVLRMRKNVALMEEGAILIDPQTTYVEDGVKVGKDTVIYPGAVIQGETVIGENTEIIGNTRIIDSKIGGNVRIESSVIEESIVEDKVTIGPFAHLRPKTHLKEEVHIGNFVETKKCTLEKGVKAGHLTYLGDAEIGENTNIGAGTITCNYDGVNKHKTVIGKNVFVGSDTELVAPISIGDSAVIGAGSVITKDVPARALAVARGKQFIKKEWTK, from the coding sequence ATGAAATTAGTTTCACTTATATTAGCGGCAGGAAAAGGTACAAGGATGAATTCTAACTTACCAAAGGTTGTTCACAAGGTTAACGGAATACCTATGGTAAAAAAAATAATGAACGTATTAGATGAATTAAAAGTAGAGAAAAATATATTAATATTAGGTCATAAAAAAGATGTTGTTTTGAAAAATGCAGGAGAGGAAAATACCTATGTTGTTCAAGAGGAACAGTTAGGTACAGGGCATGCAGTAATGATGGCGAAAGATATATTAAAGGATTACGATGGAGATGTAATGGTAGTGTGTGGAGATACACCACTATTGAGGTCAGAAACTTTAAAAAAACTTTATGACAAACATATAGCTACTAAGGCAGCTACAACTATTCTAACATCTGTCTATGAAGATCCATTTGGATATGGAAGAATAGTAAAAAAGGATGGTCTGGTAAAAGCCATAGTAGAGCAAAAAGAAGCTGATTTTGAGATTCAGGCTATAAAAGAAGTAAATGCAGGTGTATATGTCTTTAACAGTAAAAAACTATTTGAAGCACTATCTAAGATGGATAATAATAATGCCCAAGGGGAATATTATTTGACAGATGTAATAAAGATTCAGGTAGAGAAAAAAGAAGTAGTGGAAAGCTTTATCTTAGAGGACAATGAGGAGATCTTAGGTGTTAATTCTAAAGTACAGTTAGCCCAGGCAGAAAAAGTCTTGAGAATGAGAAAAAATGTTGCTCTCATGGAAGAAGGAGCAATTTTAATAGATCCACAAACTACATATGTAGAAGATGGTGTAAAGGTAGGTAAAGATACGGTTATTTATCCGGGAGCAGTTATCCAGGGAGAAACCGTTATTGGAGAAAACACAGAAATTATAGGAAATACTAGAATAATAGATTCTAAAATAGGTGGGAATGTAAGGATAGAATCTTCAGTAATAGAGGAATCAATAGTGGAAGATAAGGTTACAATTGGACCTTTTGCACATCTAAGACCGAAGACTCACTTAAAAGAAGAGGTGCATATAGGAAACTTCGTTGAAACTAAAAAATGTACATTAGAAAAAGGCGTTAAGGCCGGGCATTTGACATATTTAGGAGATGCTGAAATAGGTGAAAATACCAATATAGGAGCAGGAACCATAACTTGTAACTATGACGGGGTTAATAAACATAAAACAGTAATAGGGAAGAATGTATTTGTTGGAAGTGATACTGAATTAGTGGCACCTATAAGTATAGGAGATTCAGCAGTAATAGGAGCTGGGTCGGTAATTACTAAGGATGTACCTGCTAGAGCATTAGCAGTGGCTAGAGGAAAGCAGTTTATTAAGAAGGAGTGGACTAAATAA
- the metK gene encoding methionine adenosyltransferase — protein MTNKTYFTSECVSPGHPDKIADQISDAVLDACLAEDPKSRVACETFCTTGQVVVGGEITTTTYVDIQTIVRNKIDEIGYRQGMGFDSDCGVLNAIHSQSPDISQGVDTGGAGDQGIMFGGAVDETPELMPLALVLSREIIRKLTAITRSGELAWARPDAKSQVTLAYDENGNVDHVETVVVSVQHNPEVSNETIKEDIIKLVITPVLESYELDVKKVNHFHINPTGRFVIGGPHGDAGLTGRKIIVDTYGGFFRHGGGAFSGKDPSKVDRSAAYAARWVAKTIVGAKLATKCEVQLSYAIGVDHPTSIKVDTFGTGTVEEIALAQATMKIFDLSPRGIEGALELRTPKFKYQDLAAFGHIGRTDIDLPWERLNKVEELKKALNIG, from the coding sequence ATGACAAACAAAACTTATTTCACATCTGAATGTGTATCACCAGGACATCCAGATAAGATCGCAGACCAAATTTCAGACGCAGTATTAGATGCTTGTTTAGCAGAGGATCCAAAATCTAGGGTAGCTTGTGAGACTTTCTGTACAACTGGACAAGTAGTAGTTGGAGGAGAGATCACTACAACTACTTACGTAGATATCCAGACAATCGTTAGAAACAAGATTGATGAGATCGGATATAGACAAGGGATGGGATTTGATTCAGACTGTGGTGTATTAAATGCAATTCATTCTCAATCACCTGACATCTCTCAAGGTGTAGATACAGGTGGAGCCGGTGACCAGGGAATCATGTTCGGAGGAGCAGTAGATGAAACTCCTGAACTTATGCCTTTAGCACTTGTTTTATCTAGAGAGATCATCAGAAAGTTAACTGCTATTACTAGAAGCGGTGAATTAGCATGGGCCAGACCAGATGCTAAATCTCAAGTAACATTAGCCTATGATGAAAATGGAAATGTTGATCATGTGGAAACTGTTGTTGTTTCTGTTCAGCATAATCCTGAAGTTTCAAATGAAACTATCAAAGAAGATATTATAAAACTAGTTATCACTCCTGTTTTAGAGAGTTATGAGCTAGATGTAAAAAAAGTTAATCATTTCCATATCAATCCAACTGGTAGATTTGTAATTGGCGGGCCACATGGAGATGCAGGTCTTACAGGTAGAAAGATCATCGTAGATACATATGGTGGATTCTTCCGTCACGGTGGTGGAGCATTCTCTGGAAAGGACCCTTCAAAGGTAGACAGATCAGCTGCTTATGCTGCTAGATGGGTTGCAAAAACAATTGTAGGAGCTAAGTTAGCTACCAAGTGTGAAGTACAACTTTCATATGCAATAGGAGTAGATCACCCTACATCTATCAAAGTAGATACTTTTGGAACTGGTACAGTTGAAGAAATCGCATTAGCTCAAGCTACAATGAAAATTTTTGATCTTTCACCTAGAGGAATCGAAGGAGCGCTTGAACTTAGAACTCCTAAATTCAAATATCAAGATCTAGCTGCCTTTGGACACATCGGTAGAACTGATATCGATCTTCCTTGGGAAAGATTAAACAAGGTAGAAGAGTTAAAAAAAGCATTAAATATAGGATAA
- the yvcK gene encoding uridine diphosphate-N-acetylglucosamine-binding protein YvcK, whose product MKNKPKIVVLGGGTGLSNLLRGLKYFPLDITAIVTVADDGGSSGRLRTEFNIPAPGDIRNVMIALSEFESKGEELLNYRFGGTSDLAGHPIGNLMLTAMINMEGNIVDGIKALNEVLNIKGTVLPATSSSCTLIAEMEDGQIVMGESKIPAVNKKIKRVYFDKKPKAVRETVSAIEQADMVIVGIGSLYTSIMPNLIIEEIRDAVLKSNAHKIYVSNAMEQPGETAGYSVGDHIKAIYSHVGKEFFNSVIVNSKKIPNDILAKYKEQDVKEIKIDLENLKKYSLKIIQEPLIEISENKTVRHNPLKLASTIYSLVLGKIKL is encoded by the coding sequence ATGAAAAATAAACCAAAGATAGTAGTATTAGGTGGCGGAACCGGTCTCTCTAACTTATTGAGAGGATTAAAATATTTTCCATTAGATATCACTGCTATAGTTACAGTGGCAGATGATGGTGGATCTTCCGGAAGACTCAGAACAGAGTTTAATATACCGGCACCAGGTGATATAAGGAACGTTATGATTGCACTCAGTGAATTTGAAAGTAAAGGAGAGGAACTCCTAAATTATAGATTTGGCGGGACCAGCGACCTGGCGGGCCATCCAATAGGGAATCTTATGCTGACAGCCATGATAAATATGGAAGGGAATATAGTAGATGGAATAAAGGCACTAAATGAAGTGTTAAATATAAAAGGAACGGTATTACCGGCCACCTCCAGCAGCTGTACTCTCATTGCAGAGATGGAAGATGGTCAGATAGTCATGGGAGAATCTAAGATACCTGCCGTTAATAAAAAAATAAAAAGAGTGTATTTTGATAAAAAACCTAAGGCAGTCAGGGAAACTGTATCAGCTATTGAGCAGGCGGACATGGTGATAGTTGGGATTGGAAGCCTCTATACCAGTATTATGCCTAATTTAATCATAGAGGAGATAAGGGATGCTGTATTAAAATCAAATGCTCATAAAATATATGTGTCTAATGCTATGGAGCAGCCTGGAGAGACTGCAGGTTATAGTGTGGGAGATCATATAAAAGCTATATACTCCCATGTGGGAAAAGAATTTTTTAATTCTGTTATTGTGAACAGTAAAAAAATTCCAAATGATATTTTGGCTAAATATAAGGAACAGGATGTTAAGGAGATAAAGATAGATTTGGAAAATCTAAAAAAATATTCCCTTAAAATAATTCAGGAACCGTTGATAGAGATAAGTGAAAATAAAACTGTAAGACACAATCCATTGAAATTAGCATCAACTATATATTCATTGGTATTAGGAAAGATAAAACTGTAA